A DNA window from Sediminitomix flava contains the following coding sequences:
- the katG gene encoding catalase/peroxidase HPI: MDQGQCPVIHTEGVSSQTTTSSKSEVSSDPKTNRDWWPNQLDLSVLRQNSGMSNPMGEDFNYREAFNSLDYEALKEDIKKVLTESQDWWPADYGNYGPLFIRMAWHSAGTYRTGDGRGGSREGQQRFAPINSWPDNANLDKARRLLWPVKQKYGSKISWADLMILTGNVALEAMGFETIGFSGGREDVWEPASNVYWGPESKWLEDKRYTGDRELEKPLAAVQMGLIYVNPEGPNGNPDPVAAARDIRETFGRMGMNDEETVALIAGGHTLGKTHGAGPVSNVGPEPEAASIEEQGFGWKSKYKSGMAGDAITSGVEVIWTKTPTEWSHGFFKSLFNNEWELSKSPAGAHQWVAKDSEAKFPDPFDADKKHIPTMLTTDLALREDPAYEKISRRFLENPEEFEAAFAKAWFKLTHRDMGPRSTYIGPEAPKEDFIWQDPIPVADHKIIDKNDINELKKAIASSGLSTQELISTAWASASTFRGSDNRGGANGARIQLEPQRNWEVNQPTQLNKVLAKLEEIQKDFNSKSKNKKVSMADLIVLGGSVGIEDAAQKAGIKVEVPFTAGRTDALQEQTDVASIAVLEPMADGFRNYKKTDYTYSTEQLLIDKAQLLTLTAPEMTVLVGGMRALDANYDQSKKGIFTDNPGALTNDYFVNLLDMSTEWKPTSDTKEEFEGRDRKTGELKWTATRADLIFGSNSELRALAEVYASGDAKEKFVNDFVSAWTKVMNLDRFDLQK; the protein is encoded by the coding sequence ATGGATCAAGGACAGTGCCCCGTGATTCATACAGAAGGAGTTTCTTCACAAACCACTACATCAAGTAAATCTGAAGTTAGCTCAGACCCTAAAACAAATAGAGATTGGTGGCCTAATCAACTAGATCTAAGTGTACTTCGTCAGAATTCTGGCATGTCAAACCCAATGGGAGAAGATTTCAATTATAGAGAGGCTTTCAATAGTTTAGATTATGAAGCATTGAAAGAAGATATCAAGAAAGTATTAACCGAATCTCAAGATTGGTGGCCTGCCGATTACGGAAACTACGGTCCGCTATTTATTCGTATGGCTTGGCACTCTGCTGGTACTTATCGTACAGGCGACGGTAGAGGAGGATCAAGAGAAGGACAACAACGCTTTGCACCCATCAATAGTTGGCCAGATAATGCAAACTTAGATAAAGCACGCCGATTACTTTGGCCTGTAAAACAGAAATATGGTAGTAAAATTTCATGGGCTGATCTGATGATTCTGACAGGAAATGTAGCACTAGAGGCTATGGGTTTTGAAACTATTGGATTTTCAGGAGGACGTGAAGACGTTTGGGAACCTGCTAGCAATGTTTATTGGGGACCTGAAAGTAAATGGCTCGAAGATAAACGCTATACAGGTGATCGAGAGTTAGAAAAACCTTTGGCTGCAGTTCAGATGGGTTTGATTTATGTAAACCCCGAAGGTCCTAACGGAAATCCTGATCCTGTGGCTGCGGCAAGAGACATTCGTGAAACATTCGGACGAATGGGAATGAATGACGAAGAAACAGTCGCTCTTATTGCTGGCGGACACACATTAGGAAAAACACATGGTGCGGGTCCTGTTTCTAATGTTGGACCAGAACCCGAAGCAGCGAGTATCGAAGAACAAGGTTTCGGATGGAAGAGTAAATACAAATCAGGAATGGCTGGAGATGCCATTACTTCGGGAGTTGAAGTGATTTGGACCAAAACACCAACGGAATGGAGTCACGGTTTTTTCAAATCTTTATTTAATAATGAGTGGGAATTATCAAAAAGTCCGGCAGGAGCACACCAATGGGTAGCGAAAGATTCGGAAGCTAAATTTCCAGATCCTTTTGATGCAGACAAAAAACACATTCCGACAATGCTTACCACAGATTTAGCATTGCGTGAAGACCCTGCCTACGAAAAAATCTCTCGCCGATTTCTTGAAAATCCAGAAGAATTTGAAGCCGCCTTTGCGAAAGCTTGGTTTAAACTCACCCACAGAGATATGGGACCTCGTTCTACCTATATCGGACCAGAAGCACCCAAAGAAGACTTCATTTGGCAAGACCCAATTCCTGTAGCTGATCATAAAATAATTGATAAAAATGATATCAATGAATTGAAAAAAGCTATCGCTAGTTCGGGACTAAGCACTCAAGAACTGATCAGCACAGCTTGGGCTTCTGCTTCTACTTTCAGAGGTTCTGACAACAGAGGAGGTGCAAATGGTGCGCGTATTCAACTTGAACCTCAAAGAAATTGGGAAGTTAATCAGCCAACACAGCTGAATAAGGTATTGGCTAAACTTGAAGAAATTCAGAAAGACTTCAACTCAAAATCTAAGAATAAGAAAGTGTCAATGGCTGACTTAATTGTACTCGGAGGTTCGGTCGGAATTGAAGATGCCGCACAAAAAGCAGGAATAAAGGTTGAAGTTCCTTTTACCGCAGGACGTACAGATGCGCTTCAAGAACAAACCGATGTAGCTTCTATTGCGGTATTAGAACCCATGGCCGATGGATTCAGAAATTATAAAAAGACGGACTATACCTACAGTACAGAACAACTGTTGATAGACAAAGCACAATTACTTACGCTTACTGCTCCCGAGATGACTGTTTTAGTTGGAGGAATGCGGGCCTTAGATGCCAACTACGATCAGTCTAAAAAAGGGATTTTCACAGATAATCCTGGAGCTTTGACCAATGACTATTTTGTCAATCTCTTAGATATGAGCACAGAATGGAAACCAACTTCAGATACCAAAGAAGAATTTGAAGGACGAGACCGTAAAACAGGAGAATTGAAATGGACAGCTACACGTGCCGATCTGATATTTGGCTCGAATTCAGAACTGAGAGCATTAGCTGAAGTCTATGCAAGCGGTGACGCCAAAGAAAAATTTGTCAATGATTTCGTTTCTGCTTGGACTAAAGTGATGAACCTTGACCGATTTGATCTTCAAAAATAA
- a CDS encoding TrmH family RNA methyltransferase — translation MTRQANTICKNLIAVLEEPNFIMNIGNVIRNVNALGVEKLYVVDSKKRLEDNLEEMRKRKSLLKHSVSAIKWTEVNRFNSTEECLQQLEKDHYTSVVTSPYIKGKKNAILHEGVYTQEKLAVWFGNESDGISNLAIEKSELCIQMEMFGQVDSLNLATSTGIVLYEITKQRRLANLVDLK, via the coding sequence ATGACTAGACAAGCGAACACTATCTGTAAAAACCTAATTGCAGTACTTGAAGAACCTAACTTCATCATGAACATCGGAAATGTAATCCGTAATGTGAATGCTTTAGGAGTGGAAAAACTCTATGTTGTTGATAGCAAGAAAAGGTTAGAGGATAATTTGGAAGAAATGCGAAAACGGAAATCTTTACTCAAACATTCTGTTTCAGCAATCAAATGGACTGAAGTAAACAGGTTTAACTCTACAGAAGAATGTCTTCAGCAATTAGAAAAGGATCATTACACTTCGGTTGTAACCTCTCCATACATCAAAGGGAAGAAAAATGCTATTCTACACGAAGGAGTTTATACCCAAGAAAAATTAGCGGTTTGGTTTGGGAATGAATCTGATGGCATTAGCAATCTTGCCATTGAAAAAAGTGAGCTTTGTATTCAAATGGAAATGTTTGGACAAGTAGACAGCCTAAACCTTGCTACTTCCACAGGAATAGTATTATACGAAATTACCAAACAAAGACGATTAGCAAATTTGGTTGATCTAAAGTAA
- a CDS encoding DUF2200 domain-containing protein, whose protein sequence is MKTTATHDDRIANMTFKSVYPHYVTKVEKKGRTLDELHEVIEWLTGFDQKKLEELMEENVTFQTFFERATINPNAELIKGVICGYRVEEIENTLTQQVRYLDKLVDELAKGKKMEKILRKA, encoded by the coding sequence ATGAAAACGACTGCGACACACGACGATAGAATAGCCAATATGACCTTTAAGTCTGTTTATCCTCATTACGTCACTAAAGTTGAAAAGAAAGGGAGAACACTAGACGAACTTCATGAAGTGATTGAATGGCTTACAGGTTTTGATCAAAAGAAACTTGAAGAATTAATGGAGGAAAATGTGACTTTCCAAACTTTCTTTGAAAGAGCTACAATCAATCCTAATGCAGAGCTTATCAAAGGTGTAATCTGTGGTTATAGAGTTGAAGAGATTGAAAATACACTTACTCAACAAGTTCGTTATCTTGATAAACTTGTTGATGAATTAGCTAAAGGTAAAAAGATGGAAAAAATCTTAAGAAAAGCCTAA
- the blaOXA gene encoding class D beta-lactamase, with translation MRFSFLVLFVLPFFSCSHENTNEQSNEIIVTKFQELLDSAKLEGAILIYDLDQNKYYTSDSEKAKIGSLPASTFKIPNSIIALETGVVENDSTLFKWNGEKRAMKIWEQDLIFRNAFHYSCVPCYQEIAREIGVKRMNEYLDKLDYGNMEVDSSNIDLFWLRGNSKISPFQQIDFLKRFYQSELPISSRTEVIMKKIMIIEENSAYQLSGKTGWSTDKNINNGWFVGYIKKGNKVYFFANNVQPKPEFDMKNFSSVRKKLVFQALEHLKIL, from the coding sequence ATGAGATTCTCCTTTTTAGTACTTTTTGTTCTTCCATTCTTTTCGTGTTCTCATGAAAACACAAATGAACAGAGTAATGAAATCATCGTTACGAAGTTTCAAGAATTACTTGATTCAGCAAAGCTTGAAGGAGCAATCCTAATTTATGATTTAGATCAGAATAAGTATTACACAAGTGATTCTGAAAAAGCTAAAATAGGAAGTTTACCAGCTTCAACTTTCAAAATCCCGAATTCGATCATAGCCCTAGAAACAGGTGTTGTTGAAAATGATAGTACACTGTTCAAGTGGAATGGAGAAAAAAGAGCTATGAAGATTTGGGAACAAGACCTCATTTTCAGAAATGCCTTTCATTATTCTTGTGTTCCTTGCTATCAAGAAATTGCTAGAGAAATAGGAGTGAAAAGAATGAACGAATACTTGGACAAATTAGATTATGGAAACATGGAGGTCGATTCTTCAAACATCGATTTGTTTTGGTTAAGAGGAAATTCTAAAATCAGTCCATTTCAGCAAATCGATTTCCTAAAGCGGTTTTATCAGTCTGAGCTTCCAATTAGTTCAAGAACAGAGGTAATCATGAAAAAAATAATGATTATCGAAGAAAATTCAGCGTATCAGTTAAGTGGAAAAACAGGTTGGTCAACCGATAAAAATATAAATAATGGATGGTTTGTCGGATATATTAAAAAAGGAAACAAGGTCTATTTCTTTGCTAATAACGTACAACCAAAACCTGAATTCGACATGAAAAACTTCTCTTCAGTGAGAAAGAAACTTGTTTTTCAAGCCTTAGAACATTTGAAAATTCTATAG
- a CDS encoding serine hydrolase domain-containing protein, translating into MKNWILFLCIISTHVSFGQKIDATYVNNYFDSLNKINKFSGQVLIAKGENILYKNSFGEANYSSHQSFNDSTRFQIASLSKQFTASAILLLQERELLNIDSAFVNYFPEFPFKGITIRQMLNHTSGLPEFFPKMTNDMNTTIVNGNQKMIEMLQSKKYKLEFEPGTQWQYCNISYCLLASLIENLSGKSYDTFMKENLFLPAQMYHTTAELTTDIRTIKGDNLALGYVYDKTTKKFIRAEELPQFNLVYWLGGFYGDGSVISTASDLLKWSQALKNTYPLSQNIVEQLTEIQYLKSGEKANAWGNHYGLGWSILNSQIGLEGKIIEHSGEQPGFRARLTIALEHDLTIVILSNLEIERFWELQILSKAISSPQ; encoded by the coding sequence ATGAAAAACTGGATACTTTTTCTGTGCATCATTTCCACACATGTTTCTTTCGGACAAAAAATCGATGCAACCTATGTCAATAATTACTTCGATAGTCTAAATAAGATTAATAAATTTAGTGGACAAGTATTGATTGCAAAAGGAGAAAATATCTTATATAAAAATTCCTTTGGGGAAGCGAATTATTCAAGTCATCAATCGTTCAATGACTCTACCCGATTCCAAATAGCTTCTCTCTCAAAACAATTTACCGCAAGTGCAATTTTACTTCTTCAAGAAAGAGAATTGCTCAACATAGACTCCGCCTTTGTAAATTATTTTCCCGAATTTCCTTTCAAGGGTATTACCATAAGGCAAATGCTCAATCATACTTCTGGATTACCCGAGTTTTTTCCAAAGATGACTAACGACATGAATACTACGATTGTCAATGGTAATCAGAAAATGATTGAAATGTTACAATCAAAAAAGTATAAACTAGAATTTGAACCAGGAACGCAATGGCAATACTGCAATATTTCATACTGTCTTCTTGCTTCACTGATCGAAAACCTAAGTGGAAAATCCTATGATACATTTATGAAAGAAAACCTCTTTCTTCCTGCGCAAATGTATCATACAACAGCAGAACTCACCACCGACATTCGAACGATTAAAGGAGATAATCTTGCTCTTGGGTATGTCTATGATAAAACGACAAAGAAATTCATCAGAGCTGAAGAATTACCTCAATTTAATTTGGTGTATTGGCTAGGTGGATTTTATGGAGATGGTTCTGTCATTTCTACAGCCTCAGATCTTTTAAAATGGAGTCAAGCCTTAAAAAATACCTATCCTCTTTCTCAAAATATTGTAGAACAACTTACCGAGATCCAATACCTCAAAAGTGGCGAAAAGGCTAATGCTTGGGGAAATCACTATGGACTAGGTTGGTCTATTCTTAATTCTCAAATTGGGTTAGAAGGAAAAATCATAGAACATTCGGGAGAACAACCAGGCTTTAGAGCTAGACTTACCATCGCTTTAGAACATGATTTGACAATTGTTATTCTTTCAAACCTAGAAATTGAAAGGTTTTGGGAATTACAGATTTTGTCCAAAGCCATTTCTTCTCCACAATAA
- a CDS encoding Crp/Fnr family transcriptional regulator, whose protein sequence is MQELINSINHYIPLNSEDITWLQNTVEQRVYQKNEVIFEQGKISDEIYFVTKGCVRLFYNVDGNDKTAFFYTEGKFICAGESFTYNVPAIESYQAIEETEIYVFTKSKLLDLHEKAPKFEVIARIATEDELITCQKVIASFVTKSAEERYLDLLETQGELFQRVPQQYIASFLGVSPETLSRIKARVYKKLHS, encoded by the coding sequence ATGCAAGAACTTATAAATTCCATCAATCATTATATTCCTCTTAATTCAGAAGATATTACTTGGCTCCAAAACACTGTTGAGCAAAGAGTTTATCAGAAAAATGAGGTCATCTTTGAGCAAGGAAAAATATCTGATGAAATCTATTTTGTCACAAAAGGTTGTGTACGGCTTTTCTACAATGTAGATGGAAATGATAAAACTGCATTCTTTTATACCGAAGGTAAATTTATCTGTGCGGGAGAAAGTTTTACTTATAATGTCCCTGCCATTGAAAGTTATCAAGCAATTGAAGAGACGGAGATTTATGTTTTCACCAAATCTAAGTTGCTTGACCTTCATGAAAAAGCTCCCAAATTTGAAGTCATTGCCCGTATTGCCACCGAAGATGAGTTGATTACCTGTCAGAAAGTGATTGCCTCATTTGTCACCAAATCGGCAGAAGAAAGATACCTTGATCTTCTTGAAACTCAAGGAGAGCTTTTTCAGCGTGTACCTCAACAATACATTGCATCATTCTTAGGTGTTTCTCCCGAAACATTGAGCCGCATAAAAGCAAGAGTGTACAAGAAACTGCATTCTTGA
- a CDS encoding SDR family oxidoreductase: MDSKKVLVAGATGYLGQFLVKELKERGYWVRVLIRKESQKKRFDKVDDFFIGQITQADSLEGITEGIDWVFSSIGITRQKDGMTYMDVDYQGNSNLLKEALKNEVEAFQYISAINGDKLKQLKIFEAKERFVDELKASKIKSCVLRPNGFFSDMRDFLNMAKGGRVYLFGDGNFKLNPIHGADLAKVCVDKMIEGIEEETVGGMDILSQNELAELALKAWGKPKKVTHLPDWIRTTTIKLLRALTSSKTYGPVEFFMTAMASDNIAHKYGTHKLEDFFNAEVQALKEKL, from the coding sequence ATGGATTCAAAAAAAGTATTAGTAGCAGGAGCAACAGGCTATCTCGGACAGTTTTTAGTGAAAGAATTGAAAGAAAGAGGCTATTGGGTTAGGGTTTTGATTCGGAAAGAAAGTCAAAAAAAACGCTTTGATAAAGTAGATGATTTCTTCATTGGGCAAATCACACAAGCTGACTCTCTGGAAGGTATTACTGAGGGAATAGATTGGGTATTTTCAAGTATCGGAATCACACGTCAGAAAGATGGAATGACCTATATGGATGTGGATTATCAAGGTAATTCAAATTTGCTTAAAGAAGCTTTAAAAAATGAGGTAGAAGCATTCCAATACATATCAGCCATTAATGGAGATAAACTCAAACAGCTTAAAATTTTTGAAGCTAAAGAGAGATTTGTTGATGAATTAAAAGCTTCAAAAATCAAATCTTGTGTATTAAGACCAAACGGATTTTTCTCAGATATGAGAGACTTCTTAAATATGGCAAAAGGCGGAAGAGTTTATCTTTTCGGGGATGGGAATTTTAAACTCAACCCAATTCATGGGGCTGATCTAGCAAAGGTCTGTGTCGATAAAATGATTGAAGGCATTGAAGAAGAAACTGTTGGTGGAATGGACATTTTGAGCCAGAATGAATTGGCTGAACTAGCTCTTAAAGCATGGGGAAAACCCAAGAAGGTTACTCATCTTCCCGATTGGATTAGAACAACGACTATCAAACTACTGCGAGCACTTACTTCTTCTAAGACTTATGGCCCTGTCGAGTTTTTCATGACGGCAATGGCTAGCGATAATATTGCTCACAAATATGGAACACACAAACTTGAAGACTTTTTCAATGCTGAAGTTCAAGCTTTAAAAGAAAAACTGTAA
- a CDS encoding alpha/beta hydrolase family protein, with the protein MLETTYSIHKEDIRITCSDQFQLAGTLYKPQTNTKGAIMLAPATGIRRRFYNSFATFLAEQGFGVISFENRGIGDSINGSINSINASLVNWGVLDMRAVLEELKSQFPNQSYHLVGHSAGGQLVGLMENASELKSMFSFASSSGSLSNMEYPFKFSALFFLNFFIPFSNLFFGKTNSQWVGMGEPLPKKVASQWSKWCNSKGYVEADFGKEIKNHHYNTLSRPSMWLYATDDGIANHKNVNDMVRVFPKSETEIVALHPKELGIKTLGHMSFFSSKNKNLWKYALDWLKKNE; encoded by the coding sequence ATGCTTGAAACTACCTATTCCATCCATAAAGAAGACATTCGTATCACTTGCTCCGATCAATTTCAACTAGCAGGAACTCTCTATAAGCCACAAACAAATACCAAAGGTGCTATTATGTTGGCTCCCGCTACAGGTATACGAAGAAGGTTTTACAATTCATTCGCCACTTTCCTTGCAGAACAAGGCTTTGGTGTTATTAGCTTTGAAAATAGAGGTATTGGTGATTCTATCAATGGTTCAATTAATAGCATAAATGCATCTTTAGTGAATTGGGGTGTATTAGATATGAGGGCTGTTTTGGAAGAGTTGAAATCTCAGTTTCCAAATCAGAGTTACCACTTAGTTGGTCATAGTGCAGGCGGACAACTGGTTGGGCTTATGGAGAATGCTTCTGAGCTCAAATCAATGTTTAGTTTTGCCTCATCTTCGGGCAGTTTGAGTAATATGGAATATCCATTTAAGTTTTCAGCATTATTTTTCCTTAACTTCTTTATTCCTTTTAGTAATTTATTTTTTGGGAAAACAAATTCACAATGGGTTGGTATGGGAGAACCTCTTCCTAAAAAAGTAGCTAGCCAATGGAGTAAATGGTGCAACAGCAAAGGTTATGTAGAAGCTGATTTTGGAAAAGAGATCAAAAACCATCATTACAATACGTTGTCACGTCCTTCTATGTGGCTCTATGCAACTGACGATGGGATTGCCAATCATAAAAATGTAAATGATATGGTGCGAGTTTTTCCTAAATCAGAAACTGAAATTGTAGCACTCCATCCAAAAGAGTTAGGCATAAAAACATTGGGACATATGAGTTTTTTCAGCTCAAAAAATAAAAATTTGTGGAAATACGCATTAGACTGGTTAAAGAAAAATGAATAA
- a CDS encoding glycoside hydrolase family 97 protein: MKIIRNLTTFITLSLSLAVLFSCNKESVKNFDTTVSSPDGKNRIEFSLNSDGEPTYQVFRGDVAVIESSKLGFEFGDSIDMSSNFELVAVEENSIDEIWTPVWGEYAEFTNKAEELILTLTQKGAIAKEMKLVFRAYDDGIAFRFEFPEQANLKEFEILDEVTEFRLVGDPTAWWQKAQFDSYELRYQETKLSEMPSANTPATFRTQDSLYLSIHEAALTDFAGMTLLNKDSSNVLVSQLVPISPDSPVKVKHAAPMKTPWRTVQIAETAGALIESQMIVNLNEPNKIEDTSWIHPAKYMGIWWEMHLNKGTWENKNAADLEHLSLQEQKDAFKAGKGIDKKHAANTENVKKYIDFASKHEMKGLLVEGWNYGWERGWKNFNFTTPYPDFDMQELTKYAQDHDMFLIGHHETGGDVGVYEDQLEDAFKYYNENGVPAVKTGYVRGEGPVDIHGKAYHHHGQRMVQHYRRVLEVAAKNKVMVVGHEIIKPTGVRRTYPNMLSRECVRGQEYNAWDAQGGNKPWHTTVIPFTRMLGGPIDFTPGIFNLTFDEYRPDNRVHTTLAKQLALYVVIYSPVQMAADLPEHYEGNPAFQFIENVPVNWDDTKVLDAEIGNYVVTARKNRNDWYLGAITDEEKRSLEISLDFLDEGATYEAVIYSDSEKTDLENNPTAYEIRNQKVSKSDILNIDMKESGGQAIHFKKLK; encoded by the coding sequence ATGAAAATAATAAGAAACTTAACCACGTTTATCACACTTAGCCTTAGTTTGGCTGTTTTGTTTTCTTGTAACAAAGAGAGTGTAAAAAACTTTGATACAACCGTATCTTCTCCTGATGGAAAAAATAGAATTGAATTTTCGTTGAACTCGGACGGAGAACCGACTTATCAAGTATTCAGAGGGGATGTCGCAGTTATTGAATCTTCGAAATTGGGATTTGAGTTTGGCGATTCTATTGATATGTCATCCAATTTTGAATTGGTTGCTGTTGAAGAGAATTCTATTGATGAAATATGGACTCCAGTTTGGGGTGAATATGCTGAATTTACCAATAAAGCAGAAGAATTGATTTTGACGCTTACACAGAAAGGTGCAATAGCAAAAGAAATGAAGTTGGTCTTCAGGGCTTATGATGATGGTATCGCTTTTAGATTTGAATTCCCAGAGCAGGCAAACCTAAAGGAATTCGAGATTTTGGATGAAGTGACGGAGTTCAGACTTGTAGGCGATCCTACTGCTTGGTGGCAAAAAGCACAGTTTGATTCTTATGAGTTAAGATATCAAGAAACAAAACTATCAGAAATGCCATCGGCAAATACACCCGCTACCTTCAGAACGCAAGACAGTCTTTATTTGAGTATCCATGAAGCAGCACTTACTGATTTTGCTGGCATGACACTATTGAATAAAGATAGTTCGAATGTCTTAGTTTCTCAACTTGTGCCAATCAGCCCAGATAGTCCTGTAAAAGTAAAACATGCTGCGCCAATGAAAACACCTTGGCGTACGGTACAAATTGCTGAAACAGCTGGTGCATTGATCGAATCTCAGATGATTGTCAACTTGAATGAGCCAAATAAAATTGAAGATACTTCATGGATTCATCCTGCTAAGTATATGGGTATTTGGTGGGAAATGCACTTGAATAAAGGTACTTGGGAAAATAAAAACGCAGCAGATTTAGAACATCTATCTTTACAAGAACAAAAAGATGCATTTAAGGCTGGAAAAGGGATTGATAAAAAACACGCTGCAAATACCGAGAATGTTAAGAAATACATTGACTTTGCGAGCAAACACGAAATGAAAGGATTGCTTGTAGAAGGTTGGAATTATGGATGGGAGAGAGGTTGGAAAAACTTCAATTTTACCACTCCTTATCCTGATTTTGATATGCAAGAGCTTACTAAATATGCACAAGATCATGATATGTTCTTGATTGGTCATCACGAAACAGGTGGAGATGTAGGAGTTTATGAAGATCAGTTGGAGGATGCTTTCAAATACTACAATGAAAATGGTGTACCAGCGGTAAAAACAGGTTACGTAAGAGGTGAAGGACCTGTAGATATTCATGGAAAAGCATATCATCATCATGGTCAGCGAATGGTACAGCATTACAGAAGAGTACTAGAAGTAGCTGCAAAAAATAAAGTGATGGTTGTTGGTCATGAAATTATTAAACCAACAGGTGTCCGAAGAACGTACCCAAATATGCTTTCGAGAGAATGTGTGAGAGGACAGGAGTACAATGCTTGGGATGCGCAGGGAGGAAATAAACCTTGGCACACCACCGTAATTCCATTTACGAGAATGCTAGGTGGACCAATCGATTTTACGCCAGGTATATTCAATCTTACTTTTGATGAATATCGTCCAGATAACCGAGTACATACAACACTCGCAAAGCAATTAGCACTGTATGTTGTTATTTATTCTCCAGTACAAATGGCGGCAGATTTACCAGAGCATTATGAAGGAAATCCTGCTTTCCAGTTTATCGAAAATGTACCTGTGAATTGGGATGATACAAAAGTATTGGATGCTGAAATTGGTAATTATGTAGTAACTGCCCGTAAGAATAGAAATGATTGGTATTTGGGAGCAATTACGGATGAAGAAAAGAGAAGCTTAGAAATTTCTTTAGATTTCTTGGATGAAGGAGCAACTTATGAAGCGGTAATTTATTCAGATTCTGAAAAAACGGATTTGGAGAATAATCCAACGGCTTATGAAATCAGAAATCAGAAAGTGAGTAAATCAGATATTTTGAATATCGATATGAAAGAAAGTGGTGGGCAAGCCATTCATTTCAAGAAGTTGAAATAA